The genomic region catggatctccagtttcctccttctgaattcaataatcagttccttggtcttgttggtattgagtaagaggttgttgtggcaccactcagccagattttcaacctccatCCCATAAACTGATTTGTCAacgcctttgattcagcctacaacagtgcTGCCATCTgcaaacctgaatatggcattggagcagagcttagccacacagtcatgagtgcaaagcgggtagagcagggggctgagcacacagccttgtggtgtgcctgtgctaatggagattgtggaggagatgttgttgccaattcaaactgactgcggtctgcaagtgaggaaactgaggatccaattgcacgtgGAGGAATTGAGGTCTAGGTCTTGAAgcatgggtgctgcctggcttgctgaatgcttccagaattttctgtaatTATCTCCCAAATTCTAGCTTCCATATGGAAAGATGTTCTCACAACATCCAGACTATTAAGACCTCtagaatacatctcaattttggagcagccattgtgagAGTGGTCAACCGAGTGGGGAGCTGAGGCTTTGGCTTAAGAGGCTTCGGTGTGAAGAGTCTGAGTAAGTGGCCCAGGTTTCAGGAGTGAGAGTGGATCTTTAAAGTCTTCAGTGAAAAGGTAAGGTCTTATTTTGTTGACTCAGCGTAGGCGGGATGGTAGTTAGGGCAGCAGAATTCTCCTTCTGCAAGTTGTGGGAAGTTAAGGAACCTCATGGGCTCCCAGTGTCTACATCTGtgggaagtgcatccagctgcagctcctgattgACCAGGTAATGGAAATGCAGCAAGAGTTAGATATACTCAGGATCATCCAGGAAGCTGGCAGCTGTCAGAGATGATACATCTACTGAGGAGGTCACACCTGAGATACAGTCTTCAGATAGATGGGCGActaccaggagagggggagaagggaatcTGTTCAGGCTTCATCGGTGGCCATTCCTTCACTAGCAGGTATCCGTCCTCGGATATTGCTCAAGCGGCATTCCCTTTCAGGGGCTAGCAGCAATaatcagatctctggcactgtcaCCAGCACTCAGGCTCAGTGGGAAAGGGTACAGTCAGACAGGAGACTTGACAGAGGAGGAGACAAGCAGGAGGTTCTGTGGCCACAGAAGAGATGCCAGGACAGTGTGTTGCCCTCTGAGTGCCAGTGCCAAGAATGCCCCCAGGCGGCTGCCGAAAACTCTCCTGCATCAAGAGGTTATGTACACGTTGGTACAGACGGATGAGGTAGAACTAGGGATCAGGTCGTGTAAAAGCAGTATAGGAAGTTAGGTacaaagttaaaaagcaggaccacaagggtagtGATCTGCTGATAATTACTGGTGCCACATGGTGGCGAGGGCTGAAATAGAAGGATAGGGCAGATGAATTTGTGGCTGAGGATTtgtgtgggggggcggggggggcaggaccattgagatctcttctggggcagaggtAATCTATACAGGGGGACCAGTTGCATGTGAACCAGAGAGGAGCCAGTATCCCAGATTGGCAGGGTGAGGGTTGGGGGGCGGGGGTAGGTAGTGGATGGTGGGACTCTGAGCAGGACTAAGTCAAAGGATAAAGCAGTAGCCAGCGAGAGTAAGTTTACTAATCACAATAGCAAGGACTCAGTAAAAGCAGGCAATCTGCATTTATCTCAATACATGAGGTTTACCAATTAAGGCAGACAAACCAAGAGCATGGATTGGTTCTCAGGATGGGATGTTACAGCCGTAAGAgaaacatggctgaaagaagggcaggactggcagtcaacatttcaggatacagaagccaaagagtgactAAGCTACAGGTAAGTAAGGAGTGGGTGATGCCTTTTTGATTAGGGAGGGTGTAACAGTAGTATTTAGAGATTATATTCTTGAGGGATCATCCGGTGAAGCCATATGGGTAGGGGAGAGATGCTCTTGTGGTGCTGTTTCATAGAACCCCTttcttccctcctcctccaacacacacacaggtaTATAGAGAAACTGCTCATAGCTGTAAGAATAATAGGGCTGtattagtgggagattttaatttccctggTATTGACAGGACCACCCAGATTGTAATGGGCCTGGATGGGGAGGAGATTGTGAAATGCATTGAAGAAAGTTTTAAAACTAAAAGTTTCCAGAGTCAGTATCTACTTGAGAGGGTGCAATAATGTACGTCCTCTTAGGGTACAAGGCACAGCAAGTAATTGAAGAGGCAGTCAAGAAGCACTTTGGCTCAAAAGGTGATAGCTCCACTATTTTTTAAATAGTGCTGGAAAATGATAAGCCAGATCCATAGGTTAGAGAGCTAAACTGAAACAGGGCTAATTTGTGGGGAATTAAGCAGAATCTAGCAGAGGTCAATGGGGGAGCCTGTTTGAAGGGAAAGGAATGAATGGGTGACCGGAAGCTTTCAAGAGTGTGATATCAAGTGGTCAGGAGCAACACGTTCCTGTTAGACTGAAGGGTAAACTGGACAAGTTTGGGGAATCTTGGCTGATGAATGTTATCGTGGCTCTAGACAAGAAAAACTTAAAgattttgtgatctatttttggataattgtttcatgtctttttaacaattatctaataaatataatttgccgagatcccatttctttagatatttacagattagaaattttaaaaatactgtTCTTCCTACCTTCCCGAATTTATATTCATcgaatattttggaaaaaaatttaAGTTTAGATCCTTTTCAGAAAAGTGTAATAGCAaacatttataatataattatgaaaatacgtcCAGACGTAACTAATAAAGTCAAGAGTGATTGGGAAGGGGGAACTTAAGATTACTTTAcctattgaaaaatgggaaaaaattcttcaattagttaattcatcctctatatgtgctaaacatgcgttggtacagtttaaagtagtgcatatggctcatatgtctaaagataaattatctcgttcttactctcatataaatcctatatgtgatagatgtcactctgagatatcttctttaactcatatgttttggtcatgtctttttttaaaaaaatgctggaaaaatatctttgatattactgtatttcaactgttttgagtattgatttacaaccccaccctattactgcaatttttggtttaccaatgatagaaccaaATCTTTTAAcatcttcagctcgtcggatgatttcatttcttacaccaatggccagaagatccattttgctgaattggaaagagatcaatccccccacccacatttcattggttctctcaaactgtgttgtgtttaaacttagaaaaaaATAGAGAtgttatttatgatccctctattaaatttgaaaagacttggaggtcatttattcaacacttccatatgatgtaatttgaccttctcCAAACTTATTCTATTTCTTTTCAGTCTATGTTGAGGGGAGCGGAGTCAACAACACTAATGGTTCTTTTTTTTATGTTTcacaacagcccatgtcttttttttctgtAGTTTAGTTGGTTAGTCTTGTTAGATTAGCTTTTTTTGGggggtatatatattttttttcttttttcctttttcatgttaATTTGTTTATATATAATATTTGTACCCTGTaagattgggaggtttaatatcTATGTACTAACTGggtttatatttatatatgataattacaacaatgtaatcccaataactttgtatgatTACTATGTTACATTAATCTTTATCATTACGATACTAATAAaacgattgaaaaagaaagacaagaaaAACAAGGAAGCATACATTAGGTTCAGATGGTCTAGGACAAGCAAACCCTTTGCTAAATATAAAAATGCACTGAAGGgcaaaatcaggagggcaaacaGAGGGTATACGCTAGATCTGGCAGGTAGTAAGGAAattgtgttggcgtgtggccaagtggttaaggtgttcgtctggtgatttgaaggtcgctagttcgagccttggctgaggcagcatgttgtgtccttgagcaaggcacttaaccacccattgctctgcgacgacactggtgccaaactgtatcggccctactgcccttcccttggacaacatcggtggcgtggagaggggagacttgcagcatgggcaactgctggtcttccatacaaccttgctcaggcctgcgccctggaaactttccaaggcgcaaatccatagtcttacgagactaacagatgcctattaagGAAATTCCAAGGGGTTCTATAGCTATAGTAAGATTAGAAGGGTGGCTACAGAGGGAGCAAGTCTACCTACGTCTTGAGTCACAGGAGGTGTGCGGGTATTTTAATGAATATTTCACCTTGGTATTTGCTGAGGAGAAAGTCATGGTGGCTCAGAGATAAAGGAAACAAGTGGTGACGTTTTGGAGGACATTCAAATTAGGCATTTGGAATTTCACTGCACAGTAAGGTGGATAGATCCCTGGGGCCTGAGCAAGTGCATCATTTGACTACGTGGGAGGCTAGAGAGGAAATAGGGCAGCCACTTGTGGAGATCTGTCTTTTAGAGAAGGAATCCTGCTGTCTTTACCTGGTCTGGCCTATATGTAactccagacccacagcaacgTGGTTGACTCTGAAATGGCCTAGCAAACCATTCAGTTGTATCCAACtgctaaaaagaaaataataaggaATGAACCTGGACAGACAACCCCACATCGACCTACACCTcggggactgcagcggttcaagaaggcagctcatcaccatcttctcaagggcaactagggatgggcaataaatgctggcttagctgatGACACTCACGTCCTGtaagtgaataaataaaaaaaaaggtagacagggtggtgacaaaaccatttagcatgctggccttcatcaggtAGGGAATTGGGACATTTGCTGGAGTTGTACAAGTCATTAGTGAGGTCCATTGTAGAGCTTTAGTCACCCTGTTAGAAGACAGATGTGGTTTAACAGGAGAGTGCAGAATAAATTTACAACAATGTCGCCAGGACTAGAGGGAATGAGTTATATGGAGAGattggtctttattccttgggatGTAGGAGAGTTAGGAGCAACCTtagagaaatgtttaaaattatgagccaTAAATAAGGCAGATGGCAACTGTCTTTTCCCCCAGAGTacaggagtccaaaactagggtgTGTAGATTTAGGCTGAGTGGGGTAAGATTTAAAAAGgactgaggggaaactttttccacacagagggtggtgagtttatGGTacatgctgccaggggaagtggttgaggcaggaacaATAATATCATTTAAGAAGTACATTGATAGGGCAGGTCTTAGACAGATACGGGCTGAAGGTAAGAAATGGGGACTAGCTGGGTTGGCATAGACTtgtcgggctgaagggcctgtatgcaCTATATTGTTCTATGATTCCACAATCACCTACCTTGCTTCTAAACTCTAATGAAGGATAAACCCTCTCAACTTCTGCActtcatcccagaaatcaatctggcaACTGGATCAACCTGAAATCTATCCTTCAGCACACTATGTTGTATCATGCCAATTAAGCTAATGATGTCTAATTAAACCTTTTCCCACTCAAAGTAAACTATATCAAAATGTTTTTTGCTACCATATGCcatcttgagatttattttcttgcagttatttacaggaaaataaagaaatacaaagaaTTTATGGGAAAAAACTATAcaccaagactgacaaacaaccaatgtgcaagatgagcaaatagtactgagaacatgagttggagAGGCCTTGAAAATGAGCTTGTACGTTAGTGGGTTCAgctgagagttgaggtgagtgaagttatccactctggctcaggagtctgatggttgaagggtgataattgttcttgaacctggtggtgtgagacttaaggctcctgtacctcctgcctaatggtagcaatgagaagagtttggcctggatgctgctttcttgtgacagcactttgggagggctttgtctgtgatggactagtcagcatttggtccatattcTTCTATTTTCTGCATATTCCTGTGCTTATCCATGGGCCTCAAACGCCACCACCACATTCACTACCAtcctggcagcacatttcagGTATTCAACACTGTGttaaaaaaacttgccttgctCATCTTTTTTGAACACTACGTTGAATGCATGCTCCCTAGTGTTAGATATTTCAACTCTGGGGAAAAGGACACATGCTGTAAGACTCTCTGATTGATCGTAAAGCATCCCACCATCAACCTATAGTCTGAGTTATCCAAATATTTTTGCTTCTCCTTTTTATCCTGCGTTTCTGTTAAGACATAGACAACTAAATGATAATACTGCATCTCTGTGCACGTTGCATTCCGGTTCACTATTAGTAATAAACCCCTGGTTCTGAAGAAAATTCACCCACAGGAAGCAGTAGCTGTGGCACTGGGGCGATGATTCCGCTTCGCTTGGGTCTGCCTGTGAGTGATGTTCTCCGCGCTCGGTTGTTCGTGACTGGGATCGCATTCTCGGCATTCGGCTGCCCGGGCCTCGGTTGCTATGGTGACGGGCCGGGTTTTCCAGGCCGCAGTATGTCTACGGCGTCCAAGGTGGCCCTCGGCGTTTCCGCGGTGCTGACAGCGGGGACGGTGGCCGGGGTTCACCTCAAGCAAAAGCTGGAGAGGGAGGTGATTGCGAGGCGCCGAGGAGGGCGGGGTCGGAGTGCTGCCCCGAGGTGGAGCTGCGGGCCTTGCGCCCGACCGTGCCCAGTGCGGGCTAGGCCCCGGGGAAGGAGACGGGTGGGGCGGGGACGGGACTGGTGCGCGCGGGTGGGGGAGAGTGTACCCCGGCACGTGCGGCCCAGGAGCGCGccgcccctcccctcccccccatcggCGCAAGAATCGGTCAAAGGTCACCCAGGAAGATCCGCCAAGGCCTCCAGGCTCAGGAGTTTGTCTCACCGGCGCACCCATGCTCAGTGTCTGCCTGACAGGTTGCTGCAAAGCCCATCTCACGGCATTGCAATCCCTTCCCCATTGGTTGAGTGGAATGCTAAAGAAGGGGTGTCATTTGTCTCCTCTGCTTGCATAGGTTCACGTTGTAGCTCGCATGCGTTTCCCCTGGGTGTTCCTGTGGCAAATGTAATGGAATACCGTTGGAAGTGGTATCTAGCTTGAAGGAGATGAAAGAtttgcttcatttgtcacatgcacagtgaaatgcgccatttTGAGTCAGTGATCATCAGAATCCgatgattgtgctgggggcagcccaccagtgtcaccacgcttccagtgtcaacatagcatgccctttGCTAACCTTAACATACGAGTCTTTGGAACacgtgaggaaaccagagcacctgggggaaacccacattCGGAGCGTACAAACtgcagcgggaattgaatcccAAGCTTACAGCTATGTCCTGATGGTGTTACATTAACCACTACCCTAACTGTGTATTTGATTTGGAAAATCAACATCTTGCTGTAGAATCTGTCTGCATTCATAATTTGCCTTTTGTTTTGGGGGTCGTGTGTTAGGATTTGTAATGTAGTTGTTTAAACCCTTGGGAATACACTTTCCTTACATTTGTTAGTTGATCTCGAGTGGGATTTTCAGTAAAACGGCAGGGAAGGTGCATCTGGATATTTACACCAGGCTGCGTTCACACTGCTGAGGAATCTCGGGTTATTGTGAAGGATAGGGAAAGGGGAACCCAGATGACTACTGTTAACTACCCCTTGGTGTAGATTAATAAGATGCATCAAAAGATGGGCTCGAATGAGAAAATAAGATGCAGAGGGAAATAAGGGGAGAGGGCTTGGATCTCATGGCATTGTGCGCCAGAGAGTTTGCAtggacccgatgggctgaatggctgccaTCTATTATGATTATAATATAAGTAATGCACAGAGTAAAGAAATCAATCAATATGATATACTTCCCTTCTATTGATCGTCATGGCTaaccctcgaggtcgaggatgatggtcttcgttctgttgatctacttatgggctctcaagtggcttatgagtccaatcttggctttgaaagttctatGGATAAGGACTTTCAGAAAGATGGAGCAGGAGTCTGACCAGagatgggaggaggaggggaagcatGCCGCAGTGGGTCACAGAGCATCTGTAAATACAGTGCCAGCACGAGGTACATCTTGAACCAGCCTGGTTGGATGCTggagaggtcacagggagaatgtacaaaccaaTTGCAGAAGTGGAACCCTGATGAGAGATTGCCGGTGGGGTGAAGTGATGGCACTAATCGCTATGCTACCACACTGCCTATTAGAGCATGAGAGGGAACAGTTTACTCCAGGCATccttggatgtgtggaaggtttgggTACTGCTCCTGCAGCCATCTTTATTGGAATGATAATGTACCTTCTTCAGACGTTTGATGTTTCATTTTAAGCAGGAGTTTAAGTACTATCACTGCTTTTTCCAGCTTTCCAattagaaatagaagcaggatcAGGGTATAAGGTCCCTTGTTTCTGCTTCAAAATTCAAAAACATCCTGACTTATCCTCTACCTTATCCATTTTCTAATCTGATATCCTGTCTCTCTTCATTTTCTGAACACCTCTTGGTTTTGTATATTAACGACAGCAAAACCTTGGACAAAGCATGCACGCACGGTCGTAGGAGGGTAAACTGAATGATCACATCTCTGGACTCCGAACCTCAAGCCTTCAGTTGTTTGAGAATTTAGGATGTCCTTGCCTCAAGCTTTCATTTTTTAAGAAATTAATGCAacttttactttattgtcgccaaacaattgatactagagcgtacaatcatcacagtgatatttgattctgcgcctcgcgctccctggattacaaatcgatagtaaatgttaaaaattaaaattataaatcataaatagaaaatagaaaagcgaaagtaaggtagtgcaaaaaaaaaacgagatgcaggtctggatatttggagggtgcggcccagatccgagttaggatctgttcagcagtcttatcacagttggaaagaaactgttcccaaatctggccgtactagTCTTctagctcctgagccttctcccggagggaagagggacgaaaagtgtgttggctgggtgggtcgtgtccttgattatcctggcagctccgacagcgtgcggtgtaaagtgagtccaaggatggaggattggtttgtgtgatgtgctgggttgtgttcacaatcttctacagtttcttccggtcttggacaggacaacttccataccaggttgtgatgcaccctagaagaatgctttctacggtgcatctataaaaactagtgagggttttaggggacaggccaaatttctttagctttctcaggaaacTTTAGATATTAATAGTTTTGCTGACTTTTAAATGTCGCCATTAGGCTAAATCCCTTTTTATTTTCTGCAGAGATTGCGAGAAGGGGTTTACAGGGATCTTGAACGACAGCAACGCAAGAAAGAAAACATTCGGATACTAGAAGAACAGATTAGTCTGACAAAGAAGCTGGAAGCTGATCGACTCAAGCAAAGTCCCTTGGCTTCTGGAAGTTCCCAACAAACCAGAATGAAATAGCCTGTTTTATTCTCTAATGTGAATTGTCTTAATTGATGATGGATATTTTCCTTTATGGTGGGAAAAACACAGAATTAATTAATGAAATAGTTAATAACAAAACTGCTCCTTAGCTATTAGATGAATCTACCCTTTTAAGCTTTTCTGTGCCAGAAGTTTTTTGCGATGGAAGACAATGGGGAGGCAAAAAGTTTAACTGCTCACCAAATGGATGAATGCACAAGAATGGCTGCATCGGAAGGTTTGGAAGAAGGAGAGGTCGAAGGGGAAACCTTACTGATAGTTGAGTCTGAAGACCAGGCATCGGTGGATCTGTCCCACGATCAGAGTGGGGATTCCTTGAACAGTGAACTTGGTGATGAAGGTGATGTGTCCTGGGCAGAAGAAATGTCTTATTATTGTGACAAATGCCAGAAATGGATCCCCGCAAGTACGTATGATATTTCTGAGCACCTGTAATCTGCTTTGTTATGACTTCCATTGTAATCTCAAAGTTTACTTGGAAATTGGGCAGGTCTCTGAAAGTCAGTGCTGAAGCTCTTTAGAGTTAACTGGATAATGTGAAGAGAATTGGAATTTCCTAATGTTTTGGGTGTTAACACTTGAGGTTTTCTGCAGTTTTGGAAATGTAGAGAGATTACTGCTTATAACCAGAACTTTCTCCCTCAATACTTTCTGTTCTGGTGAACAAATAATACTGTGATTAACAAAAGATAATTTGGAGGGAAATGTCATTTTGAAAAGCCTGATTGAACTTCCAGAGTGATGGAAGCCAACCAGAGCTATTTGCACTCTCCGGTCAGTACATCTTCAATGGCAAAATGCTGAAATTAACAGCGTTCACAATCTGATTTCAACACAACAGTGTACCTCGCATCGGCAGCCCTGATGGGTCACTGGAGCAGCCCTGTTGCCATTGGTTGCTGACCTTATCGGGGTTACAGATGGTGTGGGATTTAGCTTAAGCCAAATCCACAAAGGTTGAATATTTCCTGCAGAAATTCTGCTTTCCCTAAGTGAGGGAAAGGTAGTGTGGTCATTTGTTTTTGCCCCAATCCTTCAGCTATAGAATGTTTCAGTTTGTGGGGTTCATTTAATAGGAGTATTGGATGTAGTTGAAGGTTTTTGAATGGAACAGACTACTAAAGTAGCAGTTAGCGCGGcacagggcatcggagttcagtgccggtgtcctctgtaaggaagctgtgcacgttctccccatggaatgtgtgggtttcctccgggtgctctggttttctcccacagtctaaagacattcCGGGTGGgctaattgtaaattgtcctgtgattaggctagggttagattGGTGTTGTCGGGGTTTGCTAGGCAGCGTAGCTTGACGGGCCTTTTCTGCAtggtacctctaaataaataaataacctccAGTAGCTGATGATGGGTCTGTTCCTCTTCCTGTTTCTTCAGAAATTCTGGGGCTTATCAGCTGAGATAAGTATACATTCCTTTGGAAGTTGAAAGGACAGGATGTCCACCCGTTATGTTTTAACCAAAGTTCCTTCTTCACTCTCCCAAAATCACCTGCCCCCAATCCCCGATAGCTGTGGCAGGTGGCTGATACATATCGTTTCATAAGTGGACCAGTGGGCAACTGAACCTGAATGTGTAGAAAAGTCCAGTTCCTAACAGTCTGCGGGCTGTAGTGCTTGGGTATGTTCTGACTAAAGGCTAGAAGTCAGAGTTATTGTGATCGAGCAGATAACTCCCTTGGGTACTGGGAAAGGACTGGATGCACCAGTGACTTTACCCACACTGTGTATCGGTAAACAGGATGAATTCTTACTTGGTTTAGTTTCGCCCCAAACTCGATTGCCCCCGATGAGCATATGAGATGTTTTGACAGAACTGGGAGATAAACTGTTTCTACTAAAAAGTTAGTAACAAGGATATAAGGTCATTGATCACTGAAGCGAAGCAAAGAAGAGGGATTTTTTTAATGTACCAAGCTATGATCAAAATTGcacagagtgaaacgtggtgtgAGCAGGACCAACAGTAACTTTCAGAACAAAACTGACTTATTGAAGAATGAAGTTTATAGTGCTGTGAAGAATAGACGACAGGACTAATTGGGGCAGCTTTCAAAAAAGCCTGATGTTGCCATCCGTTGTAATCATTAATGGGAAACAGACATCGTGAGTTAGATATGGAGTTAGGATTCTGCTCTGGTTTCGACAGTTGCCAATATAAAAGGAAGTTCTTTCTTACCAGAGCCACTGTTTTAAGTATTTTcccacaaataaaataaaataaataaaaatgtactGATCTTAATGTTTGCATTGGCCTATATGAATTGTCCAATCAATAATAGAAAGCTGAGCTGAAGGCAAAGGTGCTGAAATGTTCAGTAGATCAGAcaccatctgtggagagaaaaactcGAACCTGaaacctccccctcctctccccctcctctccccctcctctccccctcctctccccctcctctccccctcctctccccctcctctccccctcctctccccctcctctccccctcctctccccctcctctccccctcctctccccctcctctccccctcctctccccctcctctccccctcctctccccctcctctccccctcctctccccctcctctccccctcctctccccctcctctccccctcctctccccctcctctccccctcctctccccctcctctccccctcctctccccctcctctccccctcctctccccctcctctccccctcctctccccctcctctccccctcctctccccctcctctccccctcctctccccctcctctccccctccctctttctagTATTCATTTTTTAAGTGTTAGATAGCACAACCATGAACCAATGTGGTATTTTTAAGCTGTTTTATTCTGTATTCATACAACTTGTGACCTTGTGGTGCATCAGacagcaaccttgctgtttctttagtgtttgtttttgacgaggccgagttgctagctcgatgctc from Mobula birostris isolate sMobBir1 chromosome 8, sMobBir1.hap1, whole genome shotgun sequence harbors:
- the pet117 gene encoding protein PET117 homolog, mitochondrial gives rise to the protein MSTASKVALGVSAVLTAGTVAGVHLKQKLERERLREGVYRDLERQQRKKENIRILEEQISLTKKLEADRLKQSPLASGSSQQTRMK